The Opisthocomus hoazin isolate bOpiHoa1 chromosome 27, bOpiHoa1.hap1, whole genome shotgun sequence DNA segment tctttcagcTCTTTCATCTGTGAGAAATACTGAGTTCTCTCAGTCTCTTCTTACACTTTGGGGgagcatgtcctgaagtgcctgCTTTGATTCACGCAGTGCCTTCCTCTTTCTGCAGGTACTTGGACAATATCTATCTCCATCCAGAGGAGGAGAAGTACCGGAAAATCAAATTGCAGAACAAAGTGTTTCAGGTGAGGTCAAGACTCCTGCAGGTGCTCTGCCTAGGAAAGCCCTGGCCTGGAGCAGACAACatttaaattctttccttttcttccaggaAAGGATAAGCTGCCTGGAAGGGACACACAGATTTTTCCAGGCGATCGGGTTTGAGACAAAAACACTGCCTGTTCCAGGACAAGGCAAGAAATCTCAGTGTACTAAACTGGAGCAGCAGTCTGAGGGGCAGTGGGAGGTCCCGGGGAGGCTGGTGAGGCAGCTTTGCTTGCTGAGAGCTCTGCAGGCTGTAACCAAGGCTGTTCTCCAAGGCTGTAACAGAAACAGTCGCTCACCCCACCGTTTCCCTGCTAAGACAGGACATTTTCTGGAGATCCTTGCCCTTAACATTTCATACGTTACTCAAGTAAAGAACAAGAGACTCAGGTCCTGTCCTTTTGGTTGCAGAGACCACAGAGGAGTACTATGTACTGAAGGAAGACATGCTGACCAGGTTGGAAGACCTCAAGGACTACAAAGAGCAGCTTTTAAACTCTGAGCCTGTGAGAGCCCAGCTGGATCGCCAGCTCTGTGTGTTCAAACCATCACCCGAAGCCGCTCGGTTTGAGCTGCCAAAGGACTTCTACAACCTCACTGCAGAGGAGATCAAACGAGAGCAGCAGCTCCGGTGAGCAGGCTTAGGAGGGCACGCGACCGCAGCGAAGTCTTGGACCTCTCCTTCATGTTAAAAATCGCTTTCTCTCTAAAGGACTGAAGCGGTGGAGAAGGCTTCGATGCTGAGGACGAGAGCCATGCGAGAGAGAGAAGAACAAAGGGAAATGCGGAAGTACAACTACACCCTGGTGCGAGTCCGGTTTCCCGACGGATACATCCTCCAAGGTAGAAGACTTCTCACCCTTTCTTTGTACACCCCCTAAAGCTTCTGAGAACACTTGTAGCGCAAGAGCTCGAATAATCAGCACACCTCGAGCCTGCTGAACACAGCTGGTAGAATAAAGCAAGGAAAACCAGAGCCGGGTAACGTTTCTGTAAGAACTCTTCCCATCTCCGAGCCCTCCACCTGCCTCGCCTGCGCAGGGTTGGGAGTGGAAGCCGGGCTGGAGTGGAGAGGGGAGAATCTCCAGGCACTGTTAATTAAAGTCTGCTCTTCCCAGGCTACTGCAAGCAAGCTGGACTCATTAGATCAGTTTGTTATAGTCACCAGCGTGAGGCTGCCTGCGTGGTGTCAGGCTGTTCCACAGTATAAATCCTCTTCAAATTTTGCAGAACTCTGGAAATCATTTCAGGCTTTCCCAGCTCTTTGTTACAGGCTGGCAGGGGCTTGTGAcaactgaatatttttctttgggGATTCTGCTTTTATACTTCTCAGTTGAACAGGGCTGTTTCTGTGTCACTGAAGTAGTTCATAAAGTTGGCATCAGTACGGTAGCGCCACGACACCTCCCACAAAAGGTTAGATTTGGTAAATGCCACAGTCTCTCGCAATATCTCACCTTGTTTTCTCATGGCAGGGACTTTTTATGCACGAGAATCGGTGTCTGCACTCTACAGCTTTGTGAGAGAAGCACTCACAGACGACTGGCTGCCCTTTGAGCTGTTGGGACCCGGAGGTCTCAAGCTGACTGATGAGAACTTGGCCTTCAATGAATGTGGGCtggtgagtaaaaaaaaaaaaaagatagctggTACCTTCCACAGGGTTCTTCAGGCTGTCAGTCATCTGCTGCTCGTAACTTCAGAAAGCAGTTTGTGTCTTCTGCTTTCAGTGCCCCAAGTTGTGCTCTGGCTCTTTTTAAGCCCAAGCAAACAAGTAACTGCTTGAAGGCTCCTGGCTCAAGGCTAGGAGGTCTTTCTGGAAGGAACTGCCAGGACCTACCTCCTGTAGCAAACACAGGCTGCAGTAGTTGCCAGCAGCTCTGTCAGAGGCTTAGGATCCACactggggaaagagggaaggcagCAACTGAGAGGCAAGCGCAGCTCTAGCCCAAGGCTACCAACAGAAAGCCCAAAGCAGCATCCCTTAAGGAGCTTCTTGCAGAAACCCACGCTTGTCCTTTCTCTTTGAAGTGCGCTTTCTGAGTTTTTCCAGGTCTGAACGTACGCAGCATGTTACAAGGTCAAGGCATGACATTGCTGTAGCTTACTAACTCTGCCTTTCCTGTCCCAGGTGCCCTCAGCCCTCCTGACGCTCGCCTGGGACGCAGCAGTCATGGCAGACATCCAGGCGTCAGGAGAGGAGCAGCCAGCAAGCCCCCTGAAACCAGAACTTCTCTCCAGAGTCCAGACACTGTCATGAAATAAAGGGGAGTGGATTCAGTGCAGGTGCTTTGAGACTCTTCCTTCATTTTTCCGTCCAGACTGTTGGGGCTTCCAGCTACACGACCTCAGAAATGACACTGGTTTAGCTCTGCAGCATGGGAGTCCACATTCTGCCGTGTCACACCAACTTTGCGGTCACCACCACAACTCCAGCAGCCACACACTAAGGCAGTCTGGCCCAGTAAGGCACTTACAGGACTGCTCTGAATGGCTTTAAAACCCAGGTTCTAGCAGCGACTGCTTGTGGTGTTTCTGAGACCGTGGTGAAGCACCACCCTCCTCGCTTGGAGGAGGGATCAGGGACCAGTGCTAGGCTGGATGACCAATGGATTGAGCCTGGGTATCGGGCTGGGCTTAGAACTCGGCTTTTGCTTCTGTGTGCACTGTAACTCCTATTGGAGAGAATATATTTAGATAAAACTATGCTTAGTCTGATTAAATGGAATATTTAAAGACTCAGTTCTGTCCAAAGTTATTTGAATTGCATTGCTCTTACAGGTTTGAAATGTAGACGAGCTGCAGTCAGTGCTGGGGTTGGCACTGGTGTTACTGGTGCAGCTGTGGCATTACCTGCAGACAGAACAGGAGACCGACCACAGGCAGCAGCTGTTTGTGCTGCCTGCTGGTGAGAGATTAAACCTTCAACTACAGCCAGCACTGCAGGGAGCAAGCTCCTCAACTCGCAGGCCGTATGAAGTTAAAAGCCCCAGCAACTGTTCCATGAAACAAGTCTGATGCCAGTTCAGTCCCTTATACTTCGGTCTCACAGCTGTTCTGTGGGGTAGGGACCAGCTTTTGTGTACTCAGCTTCTCTTGCAGCAATGCATAGAGGAGACCTGTCAGTAGCCTGATGTGTCATTAATACTAGGCTATCCCAAAACAGGAGAAACAAGCTgccagattttttcttttccaaacataAAGCCCTGCTGCTGTTCCCTGTAGCAAGTAAGACCACAAACAGGATGATACAGATAGCATAAATTCAAATATAATTGTACATCATTTATACCCAAGGCCATGCTGTACAACCTTATGAACAGAGTCATTCCCCCAGTGGCATCACAATAAGCTTATTTCAAAATCCCTCCACTAGTTTTAGAGATAAC contains these protein-coding regions:
- the UBXN6 gene encoding UBX domain-containing protein 6: MRKFFQEIKADLKFKTAGPGQKLSEPSRVPGERPRAQPAPKPRQAPSDEAQMAAAAAMARLEVKPKAKETVKNQVRKELRAEAAASKKGLSEEDKDLASPDEEGAAAPSVSGVYFICPLTGAIVRKDKKEEHLRGAIQSYFSIDPVAASIMEIHTFNKDREKVRVGVETMAKYLDNIYLHPEEEKYRKIKLQNKVFQERISCLEGTHRFFQAIGFETKTLPVPGQETTEEYYVLKEDMLTRLEDLKDYKEQLLNSEPVRAQLDRQLCVFKPSPEAARFELPKDFYNLTAEEIKREQQLRTEAVEKASMLRTRAMREREEQREMRKYNYTLVRVRFPDGYILQGTFYARESVSALYSFVREALTDDWLPFELLGPGGLKLTDENLAFNECGLVPSALLTLAWDAAVMADIQASGEEQPASPLKPELLSRVQTLS